In Amia ocellicauda isolate fAmiCal2 chromosome 7, fAmiCal2.hap1, whole genome shotgun sequence, one genomic interval encodes:
- the LOC136753699 gene encoding leukocyte immunoglobulin-like receptor subfamily B member 4A: MKLIMNCKLSEILSIVKTISAQPVYVHFVCSTNLFLFAHSHDIHDFEPFFIADFEKPTISLLSLFSVFAPGETVHFRCTAPSLLYTSIDFDLYQDTAGNPIVTQRAEFPQTTVELNVSNVEPSHQGSYSCRYRVQGGAEAYRSPHSNSITITMVVLQQPNISLSLPAAEVTRGTSFSITCSTEPQYAGGTFHLMRIEPNGTTIQSTPAVNHSATFSFPAAEYSHQGNYSCRYNTRVSTRNFSSPESDVLVITVRASLLLPVVSGVTSVLLVVVIFLVIILVMRKKRRKATELKRESIILAMNTYTCNQSRHSEDEDEFEDDEDEDDYVNAEVFKGKPDYAEEDEDSDDYENSDPSYMKAQACRDIEEEEENIYQNYG, from the exons ATGAAACTGATTATGAATTGCAAATTAAGTGAGATTTTGAGTATTGTAAAAACAATTAGTGCCCAACCTGTGTATGTTCACTTTGTGTGCAGCACAAACCTATTTCTCTTTGCACACTCACATGACATTCATGACTTTGAACCATTTTTTATAGCTGATTTTGAGAAGCCCACCATCTCTCTGCTATCCCTGTTCTCTGTGTTTGCTCCCGGAGAGACAGTCCATTTCCGCTGCACTGCTCCCTCCCTGCTCTACACCAGCATTGACTTTGACCTGTACCAGGACACGGCCGGAAACCCCATTGTGACCCAGAGGGCTGAATTTCCACAGACCACAGTGGAGCTGAATGTGTCTAATGTGGAGCCGTCGCACCAGGGCAGCTACAGCTGTCGGTACAGAGTCCAGGGGGGCGCAGAGGCCTACAGGTCACCTCACAGCAACTCTATAACCATCACCATGG TGGTCCTTCAGCAGCCCAACATCTCCCTCAGCCTCCCTGCTGCAGAAGTGACCAGGGGCACGAGCTTCAGCATCACCTGCTCCACAGAGCCACAGTACGCAGGGGGCACCTTTCACCTGATGAGGATTGAGCCCAATGGAACCACCATCCAGTCAACACCAGCTGTCAATCACTCTGCCACCTTCTCCTTTCCTGCTGCTGAGTATTCCCACCAGGGGAATTACAGCTGCCGCTACAACACAAGAGTGTCCACTCGTAACTTCTCCTCTCCTGAAAGTGATGTGCTGGTCATCACAGTGAGAG CCTCTCTGCTCCTCCCAGTCGTGTCCGGGGTGACCTCGGTGCTGTTGGTGGTGGTGATATTCCTTGTCATCATCCTTGTGATGCGTAAGAAAAGGAGGAAAGCCACAGAGCTGAAGAGAGAGAGCATAATAC TGGCCATGAACACCTACACATGCAACCAGTCCAGGCACAGTGAGGATGAGGACGAGTTTGAGGAtgatgaggatgaggatgatTACGTGAACGCAGAGGTCTTCAAAGGGAAGCCTGATTACGCAGAGGAAGATGAGGACAGCGATGACTATGAGAACTCAGACCCCTCATACATGAAGGCACAGGCTTGCAGAGATatagaggaggaagaagagaatATATACCAAAACTATGGCTAA